In the Colletotrichum lupini chromosome 1, complete sequence genome, one interval contains:
- a CDS encoding major facilitator superfamily transporter, which yields LRPKGLTCLRVYQNFTFATAGVKDVNQLYVFRFLIFTEKEVELARARMPTEVKPYTGLFKWKDIKRWHTTWHVYLFPLFFTFLAQLGQSGGSMIFWVKSYNVTGKPPRFSVAEINIIPLGINIISIFATLVNSWVSDSLPGAARWPGMLFASTMAIIFPIALAATPVHPANIATRWALYYLTALSSTCAGITWTWVNETNRHDPEKRAYVSAMMNAFAYIFTAWVPIFTFPANLQPFIVTGNYITAGFGAAAAVTVLVIRHFYNRDLKTQSELKF from the exons ttgcgaccaaaaggtctgacctgcctACGTGTATACCAAAACTTCACATTCGCGACTGCCGGGGTCAAAGATGTCAATCAACTTTACGTGTTCCGCTTCTT GATCTTCACCGAGAAGGAAGTCGAGCTCGCCCGCGCTAGAATGCCTACCGAAGTCAAACCTTACACTGGATTGTTCAAGTGGAAGGATATCAAGCGATGGCACACGACGTGGCACGTCTACCTCT TCCCGCTATTCTTTACGTTCCTTGCTCAACTAGGCCAGTCCGGAGGATCAA tgATCTTCTGGGTCAAGAGCTACAACGTGACTGGAAAGCCGCCACGATTTTCCGTAGCAGAGATCAACATCATCCCACTTGGA ATCAATATTATTTCCATTTTCGCCACTCTTGTCAACTCATGGGTTTCGGACAGCTTGCCTGGAGCAGCTCGATGGCCCGGTATGTTGTTCGCCAGCACCATGGCTATCATCTTTCCCATTGCACTGGCAGCTACACCTGTGCATCCAGCGAACATTGCAACTCGATGGGCATTGTATT ACCTCACCGCACTTTCAAGCACATGCGCCGGCATCACATGGACATGGGTGAATGAGACAAACCGGCACGACCCCGAAAAGCGGGCATATGTGTCTGCAATG ATGAACGCGTTCGCCTACATTTTCACGGCGTGGGTGCCCATCTTCACTTTCCCTGCCAACCTTCAGCCTTTCATCGTGACTGGCAACTACATCACAGCTGGATTCGGAGCAGCTGCCGCAGTGACTGTACTCGTCATCCGACACTTTTACAATCGAGATCTGAAGACGCAAAGCGAGCTCAAATTCTGA